From Penaeus monodon isolate SGIC_2016 chromosome 6, NSTDA_Pmon_1, whole genome shotgun sequence, the proteins below share one genomic window:
- the LOC119573879 gene encoding retinal homeobox protein Rx-like, producing the protein MALGKIRMASLVVPEPVKQRRSRTNFTLEQLNELERLFDETHYPDAFMREELSQRLGLSEARQRSRIPEWFWLSLKYFSGAMMSRMLKRMKRGHVVSQRAMKHRDRATLEEKVKGKQLGD; encoded by the exons ATGGCTCTCGGGAAAATACGCATGGCCTCCCTGGTAGTTCCTGAACCG gtgaaacagcGACGGTCACGTACAAACTTCACGCTCGAACAGCTGAACGAACTGGAGCGGCTCTTTGACGAGACCCACTACCCGGACGCCTTCATGAGGGAGGAGCTATCGCAGCGACTGGGTCTCTCGGAGGCCAGA CAACGTTCAAGAATTCCTGAGTGGTTCTGGTTGAGCCTCAAGTATTTTTCGGGAGCCATGATGTCTCGTATGCttaagaggatgaagaggggccATGTGGTGAGCCAGCGAGCCATGAAACACCGAGATAGAGCAACACtggaggaaaaagtgaaggggaAGCAACTGGGAGATTAG